The following is a genomic window from Vibrio sinaloensis.
TGCACTGAAATATAACAAACAATTTAAGAGTGATTCAGCACGCTTGGCATTTTTGGTTTGGGGTGAATTTAGTGTTTACGGTGGTCTATTTGAGTGTCGTGATCGCGTGCTTCACACCTTAATTGGGCGTTATACGCTTTTGAGGAAATAGCCCAATATGAACAAGGTAGTATTCAGAAATTGCGATGAGAATAGTCAGTATTGGGTTGCTCTAGAGAAGTTGTTTCAAACAGAATGGTCTAATTTTCTGTTCGCAGATACTTATAAGCCAGAATCTAATCTTCCACCGGTAATTGTCGCTCTCAGAGACAATCAAGTTATCGGTGGTCTTGCTTGCTCGCGCTTTAAAGAACCTCATGGTGACTCAGAAGTTATTTGGTTTAATGCTGTTTATGTTTCACCAGAGTGGCGTGGTCAAGGTATTGCTAGCGAACTGATTAACCGAGGTGTTAGCCAAGTATCAGCAGCAACTCAAAGTAACCTGTATGCTTACACCAATGTACCATCGTTGTACGAGTCATTAGGTTGGTTAGCAGTTGACATTGAAAGTGGGCTAAATCATAAGGTTATGAAAGTTTCTTTGTAGTGTCAGCACGCGTATAACAAAGCATTTAAGAGTGATTCGCAACGCTTGGCGTTTTCGCTTCGCTCAAGTATAGCCAAGCGTCGCTCACACCTTAATGCGGCGTTATGAGCACACGCAAGAAAGGAAGTCTGCGGATAAATGAAGTACTCAGAAAGGGCAGCCCGTAGTAACGACTTCGACTTTTTGTTTGAGTTAAAGAAAGCGGCAGAATACGAGGCGGTGTCACGTGTTTTTGGTTGGGACGAATCACTTCAGCGTCACTTGCACGAAGTTGAATGGTCTAAGGCTAAACCGACAATAATTGAAATCGATGGTAAGAGAATCGGGAGCTACCTATTCAAACCGCAGGGCGGTGGCTACTACTTCGGTCGTTTCTTTTTGCTTCCAGACTATCAAGGTAAAGGTATTGGAAGTGCTGTTATCAAAGACTGTATTGGCAAAGCGAAGTCGCAACCTATAACTCTGTGTTACCTAGTAGGTAATCAAGTCCACAGCTTATATGAGCGACATGGCTTCAGGGTTACACATCAAGATGAGCACTTTGTTCATATGTGCAACTAGTGCTCATAACAAATTGTTCAAGCAGACAGCTAACGTTTGGCGATTTTGGTTTGGTTGGGTTTAGTGATTACGGTAGCTTCGTTTGAGTGCAGTGGTAGTTAGCTGCTACTTAACAAGGCGTTATGCGACTGAGCAAAAAATCTTCTATATCTCTCTTTCTCGCTCTCTTTGGCAGTCGGTTTTCGGTGTCGGCAATTTAGTATTGTCGGCCTAAATTCTTGAATCACTCAGGCCGTAAAACATGCCAAAGTTCGTGGGTTGCCTCATTACCTTTCAGAGTCGGTTGGGGGTGAGTTTCGCTGGCTCAAAGCGCTGTATGGGCAAGTCTATCGGTAGTTCATCGTCGCTGCTTGTTCTCAGCGTTGAGTTTCCCGAAGCAAAAGCTGAGTCACTAGCTGAAAATCACCATTAGTCACTTGTTGGGCGTTGGTCTGTAACATAGTGACTTCGGCTGTTCGGTGAATCACAAAAAGTGTTTGGTTTGTTTGAGGTTTTTCTTATCTGAGGTAACCTTTCACTGCCCAACTTGGCTTGGTCGTTGAATTCGCATAACAAACAATTCAAGCAGACCCTCAACG
Proteins encoded in this region:
- a CDS encoding GNAT family N-acetyltransferase, which produces MNKVVFRNCDENSQYWVALEKLFQTEWSNFLFADTYKPESNLPPVIVALRDNQVIGGLACSRFKEPHGDSEVIWFNAVYVSPEWRGQGIASELINRGVSQVSAATQSNLYAYTNVPSLYESLGWLAVDIESGLNHKVMKVSL
- a CDS encoding GNAT family N-acetyltransferase, whose translation is MKYSERAARSNDFDFLFELKKAAEYEAVSRVFGWDESLQRHLHEVEWSKAKPTIIEIDGKRIGSYLFKPQGGGYYFGRFFLLPDYQGKGIGSAVIKDCIGKAKSQPITLCYLVGNQVHSLYERHGFRVTHQDEHFVHMCN